Proteins encoded by one window of Rutidosis leptorrhynchoides isolate AG116_Rl617_1_P2 chromosome 7, CSIRO_AGI_Rlap_v1, whole genome shotgun sequence:
- the LOC139857220 gene encoding pyruvate dehydrogenase E1 component subunit alpha-3, chloroplastic-like has product MAFAGAKIIQPLTVHASATRSPDPFTNNKSTSLSSPFLGSTRTLTLTRSVSPFTQRRSASTVVAVSDVVKEKKVKATSNLLLTKEEGLEVYEDMYLGRAFEDMCAQMYYRGKMFGFVHLYNGQEAVSSGFIKLLKKEDSVVSTYRDHVHALSKGVPARAVMSELFGKKTGCCRGQGGSMHMFSAEHNVLGGFAFIGEGIPVATGAAFTSKYKREVLKEDDCDHVTLAFFGDGTANNGQFFECLNMAALWKLPIIFVVENNLWAIGMSHLRATSDPEIWKKGPAFGMPGIHVDGMDVLKVREVAKEAIGRARRGEGPTLVECETYRFRGHSLADPDELRDPAEKAHYAKRDPITQFKKYLIESKLATEADLKAIEKKIDEVVEDAVEFADESPAPSRSQLLENVFADPRGFGIGPDGKYRCEDPKFTEGTAQV; this is encoded by the exons ATGGCTTTTGCTGGAGCCAAAATTATTCAGCCTCTCACTGTTCACGCATCAGCTACTCGATCCCCGGATCCGTTTACTAATAATAAATCcacttcattatcatctccatttcTCGGATCAACccgaaccctaaccctaacccgaTCCGTTTCACCGTTTACTCAACGTCGATCTGCTTCTACTGTTGTTGCTGTTTCCGATGTTGTCAAAGAAAAAAAAGTTAAAGCTACTTCTAATCTC TTGCTTACGAAAGAAGAAGGGTTAGAGGTATACGAGGATATGTACTTGGGCCGAGCATTTGAAGACATGTGTGCACAAATGTATTACAGGGGTAAAATGTTTGGTTTTGTTCATTTGTACAATGGCCAAGAAGCTGTTTCTTCAGGTTTCATTAAACTCTTAAAGAAAGAAGATAGTGTTGTGAGCACGTATCGTGATCACGTTCATGCATTAAGCAAAGGGGTACCTGCACGTGCTGTCATGAGCGAGCTTTTTGGGAAAAAAACCGGTTGTTGCCGAGGACAGGGTGGATCTATGCACATGTTTTCAGCCGAACACAATGTTCTTGGTGGATTTGCGTTTATCGGAGAAGGGATTCCGGTTGCGACTGGCGCAGCGTTTACTAGTAAATACAAACGGGAAGTTTTGAAAGAAGATGATTGTGATCATGTGACGTTGGCTTTTTTTGGAGATGGAACTGCAAATAATGGGCAGTTTTTTGAGTGCTTGAATATGGCGGCGTTATGGAAACTGCCGATTATATTTGTGGTTGAGAATAATTTGTGGGCGATTGGGATGTCTCATTTGCGTGCGACTTCGGATCCGGAGATATGGAAGAAGGGGCCCGCTTTTGGGATGCCGGGTATTCATGTTGATGGTATGGATGTGTTGAAGGTAAGGGAGGTTGCTAAAGAGGCTATTGGGCGGGCTAGAAGAGGTGAAGGCCCAACATTGGTTGAATGTGAGACTTATAGGTTTAGAGGACACTCATTGGCTGACCCAGATGAGCTTCGTGACCCAG CTGAGAAGGCCCATTATGCAAAACGTGACCCGATAACACAATTTAAGAAATATCTAATTGAAAGCAAGCTAGCAACTGAAGCAGACTTAAAGGCGATCGAGAAGAAGATAGATGAAGTAGTTGAGGATGCTGTTGAGTTTGCAGATGAAAGTCCCGCTCCTTCTAGAAGCCAACTGTTGGAGAACGTGTTTGCAGATCCAAGAGGGTTTGGAATTGGACCCGATGGAAAGTACAGGTGTGAAGACCCTAAGTTTACTGAAGGCACAGCTCAGGTCTaa
- the LOC139860171 gene encoding putative F-box protein At5g55150, with protein sequence MDFEAFPELLVIVAQKHLNYYEDYLHFSCVCKFWRSIALEAATKVSYSNGLPSRLPSLFFTDEKQDVEFRRLFLLSNRTIRKIRLPEAYGKSCISSSGWILTSGNYNYYFGGNIVTKLINPLSHETIDLPKIDTFPGFLEHRDPDSEIRKVLFSVESPVVLVLWGRNMLGFCSIGDHNWTSVKTNIDSMIFDMTCYDGQIYYLDSYFHIKSCDVNGEGPVVDISRLPEWYCNGDLEVAYIIGLDDGKKKLLVVIRELLDQLTVDNADSSRVRRELAYQVTFETKSFQVFEYDLENGKWSKVNGLGKKTLFVGFSSSFG encoded by the coding sequence ATGGACTTTGAGGCGTTTCCTGAATTACTTGTTATAGTTGCTCAGAAACATCTAAATTATTATGAAGATTATCTTCATTTCTCGTGCGTGTGCAAGTTTTGGCGTTCGATTGCATTAGAAGCTGCAACCAAAGTCTCGTACTCCAATGGACTTCCTTCGCGGTTGCCATCCCTTTTTTTTACAGATGAAAAACAAGACGTCGAATTTCGTCGATTGTTTCTCCTTTCAAACAGGACCATTCGTAAGATACGATTGCCAGAAGCATATGGTAAATCTTGTATCTCTTCATCTGGGTGGATATTAACAAGTGGAAACTATAACTATTATTTTGGAGGCAATATTGTTACTAAACTTATCAATCCACTATCGCACGAAACTATCGATTTACCAAAGATCGACACTTTTCCAGGCTTCTTAGAACATAGAGATCCGGATTCTGAAATACGAAAAGTATTGTTTTCTGTTGAATCACCCGTGGTGTTGGTGTTATGGGGACGCAATATGTTAGGTTTTTGTTCTATTGGAGATCACAATTGGACATCTGTTAAAACCAATATCGATTCGATGATATTCGATATGACTTGTTATGACGGGCAAATTTATTATCTTGATTCTTACTTTCATATAAAATCATGTGATGTTAATGGAGAAGGACCGGTTGTTGATATTTCACGATTACCCGAATGGTATTGTAACGGAGATCTGGAAGTAGCTTATATTATAGGATTGGATGATGGAAAGAAGAAATTGTTGGTTGTCATCAGAGAACTATTAGACCAACTAACAGTAGATAATGCAGATAGCTCTAGGGTACGGCGGGAGTTAGCATACCAGGTCACTTTCGAGACAAAGAGTTTCCAAGTTTTTGAGTATGATTTAGAAAATGGAAAATGGTCGAAAGTGAATGGTCTTGGTAAGAAAACTTTGTTTGTGGGATTTAGTTCATCCTTTGGATAG